The Chloroflexota bacterium genomic sequence TTGATGATATTCTGGCAACCCACGCAATGGAGGATCAACCAAATGAACATTGACCTGAACAACATCTTCGAAAAACGCGATGCCGAGTCCCGCTCGTTGAGCGCCGAAAACTTCCGCGCCGAAAAGGGACAGGGTGGCATGGCAACGGCAGAAAACACCCTGCACCCCGGCTCGGCCGAGGCCGCCAGTGAACTGGGGCAGGGCTGGAAGGTATCACCCTGCCTCTCCATTCCCGCCGGCCAAACCGTCGAGATCATGGACAACGACGGCCCTGGCGTCATCCGCCATATGTGGATGACCCTGGACGACAAGCTCTTCCGCGATATCATCCTGCGCATCTTCTGGGACGACGAGGCAACGCCGTCGGTGGAATGTCCCATCGGGGACTTCTTCTGTTGCTCCTGGAATGCCAGCCAGCGGATTCTGGCTCAGCCGATCAATGTGAACTCGGTCCGGGGGCTGAACTGTTTTTTCCCAATGCCCTATCGCAAGCACGCGCGGATCACCCTGCACAACGACTCCCCCCACGACCTGGCCCAGTTATACTACACTATCAACTACACCCTGGAGCCGGTCCCTGAGGAATCCCTCTACTTCCACGCGCAGTGGCGGCGTACCAACCCCTTGCCCTATATGACCGATTATACCCTGGTTGATGGCATCTCGGGGCAGGGGCAATACGTGGGCACTTTCATGGCCTGGCAGACCAACAACAGCGGCTGGTGGGGTGAAGGCGAGATCAAGATGTTCGTTGACGGCGATGATAAATACCCCACCATCTGTGGGACCGGCACCGAAGATTACTTCGGCGGCGCCTGGTGTTTCGCGGACGGAAACTACTCCGCACCCTATTTCGGGTACCAGTTGGTCACCGGGGAGGTTGACAGGCCAGGCGCGCGGGTCACCCTTTACCGATTTCATATCCTCGATCCGGTCTTTTTCAAGCGCGACTTACGGGTTACCATTCAAGCACTGGGATGGCGCAGCGACCAGCGCTACCTTCCCCTGCAGGATGACATTTCTTCAGTAGTCTATTGGTATCAAACCGATCCTCATGGGCCATTCCCGGAACTGCCCGACCGCAACGCCAGAGAGATCATCTAGTCGATTAGAAAGGAATGACAACGATGCCTTCAGGCCAACCCAATATCCTGTTGATCACCACCGACCAGCAGCGTTTCGATACCGTCGGCCCCCACGCGCCCGGCTTTCTGCGCACCCCTCATTTTGATACGCTGGCCCACGAGGGGATCACCTTCTCTCGCGCTTATGCCGATTGCCCGATTTGCGTGCCTTCCCGGGTCTCCATCATGACCGGAAAAACCATCTTCAACCACGGCATGGCCTATTTCGGGGATACCGCCACCCAATAGACCTCAAGAGCGATCGCTACGACGTCATCATCCCCGGCGATTACTTCTGCGACCTGATCTTCACTGGCCTGCCCGAGATGCCGCGGCTGGGCGCCGACATCTTCGCCAGCGGCTTCGAGCTGGTTGTTGGCGGCGTTTTCTACCCCGTGCTGGCGCTGCACCGTTTGGGCGGCCGGCCGACGTCGGTACCGACCTGTTCAGTCGCTTTGTTCTGGAACAGGCGGATAGGGAGGGGCTCGACACCAGCCTGTTTCGGCAGCACGCCCAGCCGATGCAGCGGGTAGCCAGTTCCTTCTCCTTCCAGAACGAACGGGCCATTGTGAGCTACGTCGACAACCGCAAGGAAGTCATTCCAGTCGGCCTGGTCGAACGCCTCTGCCCGCGCGTGTTGCTGTTGCCCGGTCTGACCTTTTGGCCCGATCTGCTGGCAGTGAACGCTTTGCCCAATCGTTCCCAGATCCTGGTCTACCAGGAATGCCAGCACACCGATCGTACGTTGGCCAATCCCGG encodes the following:
- a CDS encoding glycoside hydrolase family 172 protein, which encodes MNIDLNNIFEKRDAESRSLSAENFRAEKGQGGMATAENTLHPGSAEAASELGQGWKVSPCLSIPAGQTVEIMDNDGPGVIRHMWMTLDDKLFRDIILRIFWDDEATPSVECPIGDFFCCSWNASQRILAQPINVNSVRGLNCFFPMPYRKHARITLHNDSPHDLAQLYYTINYTLEPVPEESLYFHAQWRRTNPLPYMTDYTLVDGISGQGQYVGTFMAWQTNNSGWWGEGEIKMFVDGDDKYPTICGTGTEDYFGGAWCFADGNYSAPYFGYQLVTGEVDRPGARVTLYRFHILDPVFFKRDLRVTIQALGWRSDQRYLPLQDDISSVVYWYQTDPHGPFPELPDRNAREII
- a CDS encoding sulfatase-like hydrolase/transferase, translating into MPSGQPNILLITTDQQRFDTVGPHAPGFLRTPHFDTLAHEGITFSRAYADCPICVPSRVSIMTGKTIFNHGMAYFGDTATQ